In Selenomonas sp. TAMA-11512, a genomic segment contains:
- the cobA gene encoding uroporphyrinogen-III C-methyltransferase, protein MEKQGIVYLVGAGPGDPGLLTCKAKSLLERAEVVVYDYLADERILSFVPKAAELIYVGKSAGRHTMKQDEISRLLAKLGKEGKRIVRLKGGDPFVFGRGGEEALTLLEAGVPFEIVPGVTSAIAVPAYAGIPVTHRGIAASFAVITGHEDPTKNDSSIHWDKLAGAVDTLVFLMGVENLPNITEKLMEHGKSPDTPAALIRWGTRPYQETLETTLRTVVEDVRRAELKPPAIFIVGEVAKLRKELRWFDDAKTHPLFGKRVLVTRARAQASALSAKLEALGAETVETPVIKIVPPSDGYEKVRMAIRRIAGYAWIIFTSTNGVHAFMERLEEKELDSRALASAQIAAIGESTANALKAYGIKADIVPREFRAEGILDALQGQVHEGQCILIPRAEEAREILPEKLRALGAVVDVAPVYKTVTETEGSEALRDELAAGRIDLITFTSSSTVKNLVRVLGGIEPLKGVKTAAIGPVTADTARSLGIEPDITAETYTTDGLVEAIVKVQD, encoded by the coding sequence ATGGAAAAGCAAGGTATTGTATATCTCGTCGGAGCGGGTCCCGGAGATCCCGGGCTCCTGACCTGTAAAGCGAAGAGCCTCCTGGAGCGTGCAGAAGTCGTCGTCTATGACTACCTCGCCGATGAACGTATTCTGTCCTTTGTGCCGAAGGCAGCGGAGCTCATCTACGTCGGCAAGTCCGCGGGCCGTCATACGATGAAGCAGGATGAGATCAGCCGTCTGCTTGCGAAGCTCGGCAAAGAGGGCAAGAGGATCGTCCGCCTGAAAGGGGGGGATCCCTTCGTTTTCGGCCGCGGCGGTGAGGAGGCACTGACTCTCTTAGAGGCAGGCGTGCCCTTTGAGATCGTGCCGGGCGTGACCTCGGCAATCGCCGTGCCCGCGTATGCCGGTATTCCCGTCACGCATCGCGGAATCGCGGCCTCCTTTGCCGTCATCACGGGGCATGAAGATCCGACGAAGAACGACAGCTCCATACATTGGGATAAGCTCGCCGGAGCCGTCGATACGCTCGTGTTTCTCATGGGCGTGGAAAACCTGCCCAACATCACGGAGAAACTCATGGAGCACGGCAAGTCTCCGGATACACCGGCAGCCCTGATCCGCTGGGGGACACGCCCCTATCAGGAGACACTGGAGACGACCTTGAGGACCGTCGTCGAGGACGTACGGCGCGCGGAGCTGAAGCCGCCGGCCATCTTCATCGTGGGCGAGGTCGCGAAGTTGCGAAAGGAGCTTCGCTGGTTTGACGACGCGAAGACGCATCCCCTCTTCGGAAAGCGCGTGCTCGTGACGCGCGCAAGAGCACAGGCATCAGCGCTCTCCGCAAAGCTCGAAGCGCTCGGCGCCGAGACCGTTGAGACGCCCGTCATCAAGATTGTGCCGCCGAGCGACGGCTATGAGAAGGTTCGCATGGCCATCCGGCGCATAGCGGGCTATGCGTGGATTATCTTTACGAGTACGAACGGCGTCCATGCCTTTATGGAGCGGCTGGAAGAGAAAGAGCTTGATTCGCGTGCCCTTGCCTCCGCGCAGATTGCGGCCATCGGCGAGAGCACGGCTAACGCGCTCAAAGCGTATGGTATCAAGGCGGATATCGTGCCGCGGGAGTTCCGTGCGGAAGGCATACTGGACGCGCTGCAAGGGCAGGTGCACGAGGGACAGTGCATACTGATACCGCGTGCTGAAGAAGCGCGTGAGATACTGCCCGAAAAGCTTCGTGCACTGGGCGCAGTCGTCGATGTCGCCCCCGTCTATAAGACGGTCACGGAGACAGAGGGCAGTGAGGCACTCCGAGACGAACTCGCCGCAGGACGCATCGATCTCATCACATTTACATCGTCCTCGACCGTCAAAAACCTTGTCCGGGTACTCGGCGGCATCGAGCCATTAAAGGGCGTGAAGACTGCCGCAATCGGGCCCGTGACGGCGGATACGGCGCGCTCACTCGGCATTGAGCCGGATATCACGGCAGAGACGTATACGACGGACGGACTCGTTGAGGCGATCGTCAAAGTGCAGGATTGA
- the hemC gene encoding hydroxymethylbilane synthase, with amino-acid sequence MKKDTVVIGTRSSALALWQANHIAYKLRTRHPGLSVVLKEMTTKGDKILDVPLAKIGGKGLFTKELEAAMLAHEIDIAVHSLKDMPTELPEGLILAAVTKRLDAGDALVSPKYKTFDALPQGARIGTSSLRRKAQLLAVRSDLEIVDIRGNVETRLKKIENEGLDAVVLAVAGLKRLGLAERITEVLDPMICLPAVGQGVLAIEARADDEEIAELLVDLEDADTRAAITAERAFLARVEGGCQVPVAVFGEVEGERLLLQATIVSVDGSESYHHQLEGFTHEAEYIGSELAERLLRSGAKKILQEIGLLLGE; translated from the coding sequence GTGAAGAAAGACACCGTCGTTATCGGTACTCGTAGCAGCGCGCTTGCTCTTTGGCAGGCGAATCATATAGCATATAAGCTCCGGACAAGGCATCCGGGGCTTTCTGTTGTCCTAAAAGAAATGACAACGAAAGGCGATAAGATCCTCGATGTGCCGCTTGCGAAAATCGGCGGCAAAGGCCTCTTTACCAAAGAGCTTGAGGCAGCCATGCTGGCGCATGAAATCGATATCGCCGTGCATAGTCTCAAGGACATGCCGACAGAGCTGCCCGAGGGGCTGATTCTCGCAGCCGTCACAAAGCGGCTCGATGCGGGGGATGCCCTCGTCAGTCCGAAGTATAAAACGTTTGATGCCTTGCCGCAGGGGGCGAGGATCGGCACATCGAGTCTGCGCCGAAAGGCACAGCTTTTGGCTGTGCGGTCGGATCTGGAAATCGTCGATATCCGCGGCAATGTCGAGACACGGCTGAAAAAGATTGAGAACGAAGGATTGGATGCCGTCGTTCTCGCCGTGGCGGGGCTCAAGCGCCTCGGACTGGCGGAGCGCATTACGGAGGTGCTCGATCCTATGATCTGCCTCCCTGCCGTGGGGCAAGGGGTACTTGCCATCGAGGCGAGGGCAGATGATGAGGAGATCGCGGAGCTCCTGGTGGATCTCGAGGATGCCGATACGAGAGCGGCGATTACCGCCGAGCGCGCATTCCTTGCCCGTGTCGAGGGCGGCTGTCAGGTGCCTGTAGCGGTGTTCGGCGAGGTCGAGGGAGAACGTCTGCTGCTTCAGGCTACGATTGTCTCCGTTGACGGCAGCGAGAGCTATCATCACCAGCTGGAAGGATTTACGCATGAAGCGGAGTATATCGGCTCCGAGCTCGCCGAGCGCCTCCTCCGCTCCGGGGCGAAGAAGATATTGCAGGAGATCGGGCTTCTGTTGGGAGAGTAA
- the hemA gene encoding glutamyl-tRNA reductase yields the protein MQLISLGLNHKTAPVDIRERFSLTTDEVRRGLSHLNEYAEIEEAVVLSTCNRSELYAVVADGVNAREVACQFFSDLTGNSVEIDCYLYAHEGERCIRHLFRVASSLDSLILGEGQILSQVKQAYAIAREVNSTSTVLNLLFHRAIATGKRVRTETKIAYNAVSVSYAAVELAKEIFGKLNTSSVLIFGAGKMAELTAEHLLSHGVKKLYVANRHKEKAQEFAAQYKGEAIDFENALELAEDIDVIVTSTGAPHYVVKAWETRRLMTKRKGRPLVFIDIAVPRDVDPEVEGIAGVKLFNIDALEAVVDDHVEERRKEAVTAEKIVKEEIESIQMKFRYLSCRPVMALLSTRCERIRCREVRRVHAKLPNLSEEEQRAMENMTKMIVRKILRTPMMKLNASAGTQEEALYVDAMQRLFKLDLLGETGTSEERHRRYRYS from the coding sequence ATGCAGCTGATCAGTTTGGGATTGAATCATAAAACTGCACCTGTAGACATTCGAGAGAGGTTTTCGCTCACCACGGATGAGGTTCGAAGAGGACTTTCACACCTCAATGAATATGCGGAAATAGAGGAAGCGGTTGTCTTATCGACCTGCAATCGAAGCGAACTCTATGCGGTCGTTGCTGACGGAGTCAATGCGCGCGAGGTCGCATGTCAGTTCTTTTCCGATCTCACGGGAAACAGTGTGGAGATTGACTGTTATCTCTATGCGCACGAGGGGGAGCGATGCATCCGCCATCTCTTCCGCGTGGCATCCAGTCTGGATTCGCTTATCCTCGGCGAGGGGCAGATTCTCTCACAGGTCAAGCAGGCATATGCGATTGCGCGGGAGGTCAATTCGACGAGTACGGTTCTGAATCTCCTGTTTCATCGCGCCATTGCAACGGGCAAACGTGTCCGAACGGAGACGAAGATTGCTTACAATGCGGTTTCCGTCAGCTATGCGGCGGTCGAGCTCGCCAAGGAAATCTTCGGCAAGCTCAACACTTCGAGCGTCCTCATCTTCGGCGCAGGCAAGATGGCGGAGCTCACGGCAGAGCACCTCTTATCGCATGGAGTTAAAAAGCTCTACGTGGCGAACCGTCACAAGGAAAAAGCGCAGGAATTTGCCGCGCAGTACAAGGGCGAGGCGATTGATTTCGAGAATGCGCTGGAGCTGGCGGAGGACATAGATGTCATCGTCACCTCGACCGGTGCGCCGCATTACGTTGTCAAGGCGTGGGAGACGCGTCGCTTGATGACGAAGCGCAAAGGGCGCCCGCTCGTTTTTATCGATATCGCTGTACCTCGTGATGTCGATCCGGAAGTAGAGGGCATCGCGGGGGTGAAACTCTTTAACATCGATGCGCTTGAGGCCGTCGTCGACGATCATGTCGAGGAACGCAGGAAGGAAGCGGTCACGGCGGAAAAGATTGTCAAGGAGGAGATCGAATCCATCCAGATGAAGTTCCGCTATCTCTCCTGTCGTCCGGTGATGGCCCTGCTGTCGACACGCTGCGAACGCATTCGATGTCGTGAGGTGCGCAGAGTCCATGCCAAGCTGCCGAACCTTTCCGAGGAGGAGCAGCGCGCGATGGAGAACATGACGAAGATGATCGTCCGCAAGATTTTGCGCACACCCATGATGAAGCTCAATGCGTCGGCGGGAACACAGGAGGAAGCGCTCTATGTAGATGCGATGCAGCGGCTCTTTAAACTCGATTTATTAGGGGAGACAGGGACAAGTGAAGAAAGACACCGTCGTTATCGGTACTCGTAG
- a CDS encoding bifunctional precorrin-2 dehydrogenase/sirohydrochlorin ferrochelatase, translating into MYPINLNLDGRPCLVIGGGTVAERKVKKLLEEGARVTVMSPHLTDELIKLREEGEIYWQNTYWNEGAFFRDTFTLVFCATNDASLNARAAKQARGKGSLVNVVSDVSLCDFVVPARVTRGDLLMTVSTGGSSPAFARVLKERIDEEYGDVYGAWLDRLQVIRAEVKEKKGSAEDRNRFWRTALSEHVLELVENGSLEEAEGEVRDAADQFGIES; encoded by the coding sequence ATGTATCCGATCAATTTAAACCTCGATGGAAGGCCATGCCTCGTCATCGGCGGCGGGACTGTCGCTGAGCGCAAGGTGAAAAAGCTCCTGGAGGAAGGTGCACGGGTGACGGTCATGTCGCCGCATCTTACGGATGAGCTGATCAAGCTGCGTGAAGAGGGAGAGATATACTGGCAGAATACGTATTGGAATGAAGGCGCTTTTTTTCGTGATACGTTTACCCTTGTCTTCTGTGCGACGAATGATGCCTCGCTCAATGCAAGAGCGGCAAAGCAGGCAAGGGGAAAGGGCTCTCTCGTCAATGTGGTCTCCGACGTTTCTCTGTGTGATTTTGTCGTACCTGCGCGCGTGACGCGCGGCGATCTGCTGATGACGGTTTCGACAGGCGGTTCATCGCCGGCCTTTGCACGCGTCCTGAAGGAGCGCATTGACGAGGAATATGGCGATGTCTATGGGGCGTGGCTGGATCGTCTGCAGGTAATACGTGCGGAGGTCAAGGAAAAGAAGGGCTCGGCAGAGGACCGCAATCGCTTTTGGCGGACAGCACTGTCGGAGCATGTATTGGAGCTTGTGGAAAACGGGAGTTTGGAAGAAGCGGAGGGGGAAGTCAGAGATGCAGCTGATCAGTTTGGGATTGAATCATAA
- a CDS encoding 2-dehydro-3-deoxygalactonokinase, with translation MKIATIDGGTTNTRVYLWKDDRIIGEAKRPVGVRNTAMDGSNTALLQAIRDALLEAAESADVSLQDLDGVVAAGMLTSNLGIAEIPHIAAPVRLDALAKSIVFKHVPQVWDSPIAFVPGIRNISEEELTDETFPLMDIMRGEETEAAGIWEDLEGVEGSAIVVLPGSHHKYILMDDGKNILGCVTMLTGELLRALTENTILADSVMHRFADVFDRDAFLQGVEYHGKMGVLHAAFMGRVLDLFGGRKGLACQNYLLGILLADELAALKKHPWVKEMKDRPTCIVAGKPIWQEAYRCMFEGEGWHVRFISDEKEKALSGRGAIALLRRSRMLKEEK, from the coding sequence ATGAAGATAGCGACGATTGACGGCGGTACGACGAACACCAGAGTCTATCTTTGGAAGGATGACAGAATCATCGGTGAGGCAAAGCGTCCGGTAGGCGTGCGCAACACGGCGATGGATGGAAGCAATACGGCATTGCTTCAGGCAATACGCGATGCTCTGCTGGAAGCGGCGGAGAGTGCGGATGTGTCGCTGCAGGATTTGGATGGGGTTGTCGCGGCAGGGATGCTGACTTCGAATCTGGGAATTGCGGAAATCCCACACATTGCGGCTCCTGTCAGGCTTGATGCGCTGGCAAAGTCCATTGTGTTCAAGCACGTACCTCAGGTGTGGGATTCACCTATCGCATTTGTTCCGGGGATTCGCAATATTTCAGAGGAAGAGCTTACAGACGAGACGTTTCCCCTGATGGACATCATGCGTGGAGAAGAGACGGAAGCAGCGGGAATTTGGGAGGATTTAGAGGGCGTTGAGGGCAGCGCGATCGTTGTTCTGCCGGGATCGCACCATAAGTATATCCTCATGGACGATGGAAAAAATATTCTTGGCTGCGTGACCATGCTTACCGGTGAACTGCTTCGAGCATTGACGGAAAACACCATCCTGGCGGACAGTGTAATGCATCGCTTTGCGGATGTCTTTGACCGGGATGCTTTTCTGCAGGGTGTTGAGTACCATGGAAAGATGGGCGTTCTTCATGCGGCTTTTATGGGCAGAGTCCTGGATCTATTCGGAGGTAGGAAAGGCCTCGCGTGCCAGAATTATCTGTTGGGGATTTTGCTGGCGGATGAACTCGCTGCATTGAAAAAACATCCTTGGGTCAAGGAGATGAAGGACAGACCTACGTGTATTGTGGCAGGTAAGCCCATCTGGCAGGAAGCCTATCGGTGCATGTTTGAAGGGGAAGGATGGCATGTCCGATTCATTTCCGACGAAAAGGAAAAGGCGCTTTCCGGACGAGGGGCGATTGCCTTACTGCGGAGATCGCGAATGCTGAAAGAGGAAAAATAA
- a CDS encoding C-terminal binding protein, with amino-acid sequence MSQGKIYVTDYEYATLEPERIEVEKLGFELVPKQCRTEEDVIRECGDAVALLDQYAPITRKVMESLPNLKAVGRYGVGVNTVDLDAATELGICVLNVPDYCQDEVSNHAFALLLACSRKLTVLSDQVQSGEWDYKIGKPIFRLRGQTLGLVGFGRIPRMVAEKAKAFSLRVVAYDPYVLEADAAALGVELVSIDALLETSDLVSLHVPLTKDTQHLINEERLAKMKPTAILVNTSRGPLVDELALCRALKDGKLAGAGLDVTENEPLEKESELRGLPNVIITPHVAWYSEEAELDLKTKNARNTAEVAAGIDNPAIVNRAVREKIHLQTQG; translated from the coding sequence ATGTCACAGGGGAAAATCTATGTTACGGATTATGAGTATGCGACGCTGGAACCGGAGCGCATAGAGGTCGAAAAGCTCGGCTTTGAACTCGTACCGAAGCAGTGCAGGACGGAGGAAGATGTGATCCGGGAGTGCGGGGATGCCGTCGCGCTGCTCGACCAATACGCTCCCATTACGCGGAAGGTGATGGAGTCCCTGCCGAATCTGAAGGCGGTAGGCAGGTATGGCGTGGGAGTCAATACGGTGGACTTGGACGCGGCGACGGAGCTTGGTATCTGCGTACTGAATGTGCCGGATTACTGCCAGGATGAGGTCTCGAATCATGCGTTTGCCTTGCTGCTCGCGTGCTCGCGCAAACTGACGGTCTTGTCGGATCAGGTGCAGTCGGGGGAATGGGATTACAAGATAGGAAAGCCGATTTTCAGGCTGCGCGGGCAGACCTTGGGCCTCGTTGGATTCGGGCGTATCCCGCGCATGGTGGCGGAAAAGGCAAAGGCGTTTTCCCTGCGCGTAGTGGCATATGATCCGTATGTTTTGGAAGCGGACGCGGCGGCGCTCGGCGTAGAGCTTGTGTCCATCGATGCGCTTTTAGAGACGTCGGATCTTGTGTCGCTTCATGTCCCGTTGACCAAAGATACACAACACCTGATCAATGAAGAGCGGCTGGCAAAGATGAAGCCGACGGCGATCCTGGTCAATACGTCGCGGGGGCCATTGGTCGATGAATTGGCTCTGTGCCGTGCGCTGAAGGATGGAAAACTCGCCGGTGCGGGGCTTGATGTGACGGAAAATGAGCCCCTGGAGAAGGAAAGTGAGCTGCGCGGATTGCCGAATGTCATCATCACCCCGCATGTTGCATGGTACTCGGAAGAAGCGGAACTGGATCTCAAGACGAAGAATGCGAGAAATACCGCGGAGGTGGCCGCAGGGATTGACAATCCTGCCATTGTCAATCGTGCGGTTCGCGAAAAAATTCATCTGCAGACGCAAGGTTGA
- a CDS encoding TRAP transporter large permease codes for MMGLDIIAVFLSSLFVLLFIGVPIAFALLLVSGVLLFYIGSYDSQLIAQAVTYGANSFTLLAIPFFILAGEIMSFGGISKRIVKFVACLVGHVRGGLGYVVILASVIFAGLSGSAVADAAALGAILIPMMVQMGYDKATSVALVCASALIAPIIPPSVPLILFGVATSTSIGRLFMAGIVPGLILAAALMIFWYFLSKRNNYPVGKRASGAELWSAFKSSIFALIMPIIIVGGIRFGIFTPTEAGCIACVYAFFISVIVYRELKPSDILKIFIGTSKTTGQVLLVAATAMSTAWVVTTAGLPQAVATALHGFVDTPVLLVFVIAVFLVFLGMVMDSTPAILIFGPIFMPLIKQAGIDPVYFGIIMVLDLMVGLITPPVGTVLFVGCGVGGVKFNDLVQKIWPFILVEFAVLFLYILIPQIVTIPAGWFM; via the coding sequence ATGATGGGGCTTGATATCATTGCCGTATTTTTAAGCTCACTGTTTGTGCTGCTCTTCATCGGCGTTCCGATTGCCTTTGCGCTGCTTCTCGTGTCGGGCGTGCTGCTGTTCTATATAGGGAGTTACGATTCGCAGCTCATTGCGCAGGCAGTTACCTACGGTGCGAACAGCTTTACGCTCCTGGCGATTCCCTTCTTTATCCTGGCGGGCGAGATCATGAGCTTTGGAGGTATTTCAAAGCGCATCGTGAAGTTTGTCGCCTGCCTTGTCGGTCATGTTCGCGGCGGGCTCGGCTACGTCGTCATCTTGGCGAGCGTCATCTTTGCGGGGCTCTCCGGCTCGGCTGTAGCGGATGCCGCTGCGCTCGGGGCGATCCTGATTCCGATGATGGTCCAGATGGGCTATGACAAGGCTACGTCGGTGGCGCTTGTCTGCGCATCCGCACTCATTGCTCCCATTATTCCGCCGTCTGTGCCGCTGATCCTCTTCGGCGTCGCGACATCAACCTCGATCGGCAGGCTGTTTATGGCGGGGATTGTGCCCGGTCTGATCCTGGCGGCAGCGCTCATGATATTTTGGTATTTCTTGTCGAAGCGAAACAATTATCCTGTGGGGAAACGGGCAAGCGGAGCGGAGCTGTGGAGTGCGTTTAAAAGCTCTATCTTTGCGCTCATCATGCCGATCATCATTGTCGGCGGCATTCGCTTCGGCATCTTTACGCCGACGGAAGCAGGCTGCATTGCATGTGTGTATGCGTTTTTCATCTCCGTCATCGTGTATCGCGAGCTGAAGCCGTCGGATATCCTGAAGATTTTCATCGGTACGTCGAAGACGACGGGGCAAGTCCTGCTCGTGGCTGCGACGGCAATGAGCACGGCATGGGTTGTTACCACGGCGGGCCTGCCGCAGGCGGTCGCGACCGCTCTGCACGGATTTGTCGACACCCCTGTGCTACTGGTCTTCGTCATCGCCGTTTTTCTCGTATTCTTGGGGATGGTAATGGATTCTACACCGGCCATTCTGATTTTCGGACCGATTTTTATGCCGCTCATCAAGCAGGCAGGCATCGATCCCGTGTACTTCGGCATCATCATGGTGCTCGACCTGATGGTCGGATTGATTACACCGCCTGTCGGAACCGTTCTGTTTGTCGGATGCGGCGTCGGCGGGGTGAAATTCAATGACCTGGTTCAGAAGATCTGGCCGTTTATCCTCGTGGAATTCGCTGTGCTGTTCCTGTATATCTTGATTCCGCAGATTGTTACGATTCCCGCGGGATGGTTTATGTAG
- a CDS encoding TRAP transporter small permease — protein sequence MNNLIQTLEKVIGCLTSAAMAGIVVIVFLNVIMRYLFDSGLTWSDEVSVNLFVWFIFLGGILAELYGLHLRVDVFVDRMSPKWQRVCAILSDLLIIVSMSILFWGGMQQVEVTSRNISSATGLPSSYITVSMVIFAGAVLLLTLVNLWKILSGKKVFSKGGDVA from the coding sequence TTGGATGTCTGACATCGGCGGCTATGGCGGGTATTGTCGTCATTGTGTTTTTGAATGTCATTATGCGTTACCTGTTTGATTCGGGGCTGACTTGGAGTGATGAGGTTTCCGTCAATCTCTTTGTGTGGTTCATCTTTTTGGGAGGTATTTTGGCAGAATTGTACGGTCTTCATCTGCGTGTGGATGTTTTTGTTGATCGCATGTCTCCGAAATGGCAGCGTGTGTGCGCCATTTTATCCGATCTGCTGATCATTGTGTCGATGTCGATTCTCTTCTGGGGAGGCATGCAGCAAGTGGAGGTTACGAGCCGGAATATTAGCTCGGCGACGGGACTTCCTTCCTCGTACATCACGGTGTCCATGGTCATCTTCGCGGGAGCGGTTCTATTGCTGACTCTGGTGAATTTGTGGAAGATCTTGAGTGGAAAAAAGGTGTTTAGCAAGGGAGGCGATGTCGCATGA